In Fusarium oxysporum f. sp. lycopersici 4287 chromosome 4, whole genome shotgun sequence, a genomic segment contains:
- a CDS encoding solute carrier family 25, member 46, with protein sequence MDALELETAKQSPTIETAKDLFSGAVGGIAQVLIGQPFDIVKVRLQTTTQYSSAINAATTIYKNEGALAFYKGTLTPLIGIGACVSVQFGAFNAAKRWFQTRNNGAELSYPQYGAAGAFAGVSNSVLSGPIEHIRIRLQSQPHGAGRLYDGPGDCIRKLGAHNGVLSGIYRGQAVTIWREAFAYGSWFTAFEYMMNSDAARNKIDRRDIPAYKIALYGGLAGEVLWLSSYPFDVIKSKMQTDGFGANQKYATMRDCFAKTWRAEGAAGFWKGIGPTLARAMPVSAGTFIVVEMTMRALNS encoded by the exons ATGGACGCTCTTGAGCTGGAGACGGCCAAGCAGAGCCCTACCATTGAGACGGCCAAGGATCTTTTCTCTGGTGCTGTTGGAGGAATTGCGCAGGTCTTGATTG GTCAACCCTTTGACATTGTCAAGGTCCGACTGCAAACTACAACGCAATACTCGTCTGCCATCAACGCCGCCACCACAATCTACAAGAACGAGGGTGCCCTCGCCTTTTACAAGGGAACGCTTACACCACTCATCGGTATCGGAGCCTGTGTTTCCGTTCAATTCGGTGCCTTCAACGCCGCGAAGCGCTGGTTCCAAACTCGCAACAACGGAGCCGAACTGTCTTATCCTCAATACGGTGCCGCGGGTGCGTTTGCTGGTGTCTCCAACTCGGTCCTCTCAGGTCCCATCGAGCATATCCGTATCCGCCTTCAGAGCCAGCCTCATGGCGCCGGTCGTCTATACGATGGTCCTGGTGACTGTATTCGTAAACTCGGAGCTCACAATGGTGTTCTGAGTGGCATCTACCGCGGTCAGGCTGTCACCATCTGGCGAGAGGCTTTCGCCTACGGTTCCTGGTTCACTGCCTTTGAGTATATGATGAACTCGGACGCTGCTCGCAATAAGATCGACCGCAGGGATATCCCTGCTTACAAGATTGCTCTTTACGGTGGTCTTGCTGGTGAAGTTCTCTGGCTTTCCAGCTATCCCTTCGATgtcatcaagagcaagatgCAGACCGACGGCTTCGGTGCCAACCAAAAATATGCCACTATGCGAGATTGCTTCGCAAAGACTTGGCGAGCTGAGGGGGCGGCTGGCTTCTGGAAGGGTATCGGACCTACCCTGGCGCGAGCTATGCCTGTCAGCGCGGGAACTTTCATTGTTGTCGAGATGACCATGCGAGCTCTTAACAGCTAA